The DNA sequence CCTCGGGCAGGTCCTCCCAGCTGGCGGCCTGCTTCTCGGTGGAGCGGACGAAGTACTTGATGTTGTTGAAGTCGATGCCGGAGAGGTCGGCGCCCCAGTTCGGCATCGGCTTGCGGTCGAACAGCCGCAGGCCCTTCAGGCGCAGGTCGAGCATCCAGGCGGGCTCGTTCTTCTTGGCGGAGATGTCACGCACCACCGCCTCGTTGAGGCCACGCTGGGCGGCTGCCCCGGCCACGTCGGAGTCGGCCCAGCCGTATTCGTACTTGCCCAGGGCGGCGAGGTGCTCCTCCTGGGTCACGACGGGCTGGACGATCTGCTCGGTCATCTATCTGTCCTCACAGGGTTGGCAGTGGTGTGCGGTCCACCCGGCTGTGCCGGGATGTGCGTGGTGCACACCCCGTCGCCGTGGGCGATCGTGGCGAGGCGCTGCACGTGGGAACCGATCAGGCGGGAGATGACCGCGGTCTCGGCCTCGCACAACTGGGGAAACTCGGCGGCCACGTGGGCCACCGGGCAGTGGTGCTGGCACAACTGGCCGCCCGACGCGATCGTGGACGCGTTGGCAGCGTAGCCCTCGGCGGTCAGCACCGTGGCGAGGGCCTCGGCCCGGGCCAGCGGCTCGTCGCCGGCGTCCTCCATCGCCGTCCGGCAGCGTGCCTCCAGGTCGGCGACCTGCTCGGCGGCGAACGAGTCGACGGCCTCGGCACCGCCGGTGCGGGCGATCCAGCGCAGCGCCGCGGTGGCCATCCCGTCGTAGGTGTGCCGTCCGCAGCGCAGTCGCGCGGCGTCGGTCAGCACGAAGACCTTGGCGGGGCGGCCGCGGCCGCGGTGCCCACGCACCGACTGCTCGCGGGCGACGACGTCGCCGTCGGCGAGCAGGGCGTCGAGGTGCCGGCGGATCGCGGCGGGGCTCAGTCCCAGCTCGGCGCCGAGCTGGGCGGCGGTGGCCGCCCCCTGGGCCAGTAGGAGCTGGAGGACCCGGTCGCGGGTGCGCCCGTCGGCGGTCGGCCCACCGGCCGGCGCGGCTGCGGCGGCGCCGGAGGCCGGCTCGGCCACCGGGGTGTGGGTAGACACCACCACCGCGTTTTTCACAACGGCAACGTTACGTAATTCGCCGCGGCCCCGCAACCGGCCGCCCGTGATCCATGCCACGGGGGCCGCCGGGCCGCACGGAGGACCGAAAACTACAGAACGTAGGATTACCGCCGTGACCCAATCCGCCCGGTTTTCCGTGCGCCCGTCGCTGGTCCGGCGGATCGCGCTGGCCTCGATCATCGCCAACGTCGGAATCGTCGTCACCGGCGGGGCCGTCCGGCTGACCGCGTCCGGGCTCGGCTGCCCGACCTGGCCACGCTGCACCGACGAGTCGTACGTCTCCACCGCCGAGATGGGCATCCACGGCGCCATCGAGTTCGGCAACCGGCTGCTGACCTTCGCCGTCGGTGCCGTGGCCCTCGCCGCGCTCGTCGCCGTGCTGCTGCACCGGCCACGCCGGCGCTCGCTGGTGCTGCTCGCCCTGGCCGTGCTCGCCGGCATCGCCGTGCAGGCGATCATCGGCGGGATCACCGTGCACACCGACCTGCACCCGATGATCGTCGGCATCCACTTCGTGGGCTCGATGGCGCTGCTGTTGCTGACGTACGCGCTGTGGCGGCGGATCGGCGAGTCCGACGGGCCGAAGGTGCGCACCGTACCCGCGCCGCTGCACGCGCTGGTCTGGATCACCACGGCGGTCAGCGCCGCCGTGATCATGGTCGGCACGCTGGTGACCGGCAGCGGCCCGCACGCCGGCGACGCCGACGCCGAACGCAACGGCCTGGACCCGGCCACGATTTCGCAGCTGCACGCCGACCTGGTGTTCCTGCTCATCGGGCTGTCGGTGGCGCTGTGGCTGGCCCTGAAGGCCGTCGGCGCCCCGCCGCGGGCCGTCCGGGCGGCCGTGGTCCTGCTGGTGGTGGAGTTGGCGCAGGGCGTTGTCGGCTTCGTGCAGTACCTCACCGACCTGCCGGTGCTGCTGGTCGGGCTGCACATGCTCGGGTCCTGCCTGGTCTGGCTGGCCACCCTGGCGGTGCTCTGGTCGACCCGGGAACGCCCGCCGGTCGGTGCGGCCACGACCCCGCCGGCCGACCCCGGCGACCCGGCGGAGCGGGCCGACCGGGAACTCGCACCGGCCCGCTGACCGGCCGCCCCGGCTGACCGGTACGTCGGCGCGGGCCGTCAGCCCAACCGGGCGGCGACGGCGTCGGCGAAGCGCTCCGCGGCGCCGTCGGCGTACGGGAAGAACAGCGACGGTTCGGTCAGTTCCAACTCGACCAGCAGCGGGCTGTCGTCGGCGTCGGGAATCAGATCGACCCGGGCGTAGAGCAACCGGTCCGGCCCGCCGGGCACCAGGTCGAGCACGCGGGCGGCGACGGCCAGTTCGGCCGCGGTGGCGGTACGGGCGGAGATGTTCTCCTCCTTGTACAACTCCTCGCCACCGAGGTCGGGACCGGTCAGCATCGCACCCTTGCGGATGCTGTGGCTGAACGTGAGCCCGCCCGGCCCGCCCAGGAACACCAGCGCCGCCTCGCCCGCCGTGTCGACCGCCGACAGGTAGGGCTGCACCATCGTGAGCCGTCCGGCCGCCCCGAGGCGGGCGGCGTGCGCCGCCGCGAGCCGCCGGTGCCCGGCGTCGTCGAGCAGGTAACGGCCGGTGTCCCGACTGCCGGCGCTGACCGCCGGCTTGACGACGTACTCCCCGGTGGTCGGCGGCGACCAGGTGTCGGCGGGCTCCAGCCAGGTGGTGGGGACCACCGGCACGCCGCCGGCGGCCAGCTCGCGCAGGTAACGCTTGTCGGTGTTCCAGACCACGACGTCGGCCGGATTGGCCAGCCGGGGCACGGTGGCCGCCCAGGCGACGAAGTCGGCCCGGCGCGGGACGTAGTCCCACGGCGAGCGCAGTACGGCGAGGTCGTACCCGGCCCAGTCGACGTCGGCGTCCCAGGACACCATGTCGACCGCCACGCCCCGCCGGACCAGGGCGTCGTACGCCGGGCGGTCGTCGGGGTCGAGGTCGGGAAGTTCGGCGCAGGTGACGAAGGCGACCCGGGAGTCCCGGGCCGCCTTCAACGGAGGTTCGGATTGGATCATGTGGCCTAGCGTGACATGGCCCGGCGGCCCATCGAACGCCACAGGTCGTTGCTGGGGCGCATCTGGTCCATCAGCTCGCGCTCCCACTCGTTCTCCACCTCGACGCCGGCGGTCGCGCACGCCTCCCGGGCGACCATCGTGTCGTCGGCGAACTGGTCCCCCAGACCCCGTCCTGCCCCACGAGCACGATCCGCGCCCCACGCTTGCCCACGTACTCGATGACCGCCTTCGCCCCGCCGTGCTCGGTGACGAAGGACTTCAAACCGGTGACGAGGCCCGTGGGGGTCTGGATCGGAGCGGTCGTCAGGGTCGTATCGGAACCATCTGCCATGAGGCGAGAGTAAGCAGACCACCAACGACACGCGCAGAATCCACGCGGTCTTTGTGACGCCCATTACCTGGACGTTTAGAACAACACGCCGGTGTTTTGTATGGATTTTTCGTGACAAAGCGGTTGAAACCAAATGACCAAATCGGGCACTGATTAACTGCTGTCACATGTTGGACAAGTGGGCGGAACAATCAGGCGATTCAGCGCCGGACACTGGCAGAACGGACGGGCTCAGAGCAGGGCGTCGAGCGCGACCGCGATGAACAACACCGTCAGGTAGGTGGTCGACCAGTGGAACAGCCGCATCGGCCGCAGCGGCTCGCCCCGCCGGGAGCGGTTGACCAGGCGGTGCGCCTCGAGCAGGAACACACCACCGAGCACCAGCGCGGTCGCGCCGTAGATCGGCGACATCCCGAGCGGCCAGACGGCCACCGAGGCGGCCACGGTGAGCCACGAGAAGAGCAGGATCTCGGTGTTGACCCGGCGGGCCGAGGCGACCACCGGCAGCATCGGGATGCTGGCCCGTGCGTAGTCGTCCTTGTACTTGATGGCCAGGGCGTAGAAGTGCGGCATCTGCCAGAAGAACACCACCGCGAACAGCGCCCACGCCGCCGGCGACAGCGACCCGGTCACCGCGGCCCAGCCGATCAGCACCGGCGCCGACCCGCACGCCCCGCCCCAGAACGTGTTCATCGGCGTGGTGCGCTTGAGCCACATGGTGTAGACGAGGTCGTAGTAGGCGATCGCGGCGAGCGTCAACACCGTCGCCAACCAGTTGGTGAAGACCGCCATGATCGTCACGGACACCACGGCGAGCACCAGACCGAAGACCAGCGCCTGCTTCGGCGCCACCACGTGGGTCGGCAGCGGCCGGCGCTTCGTACGCCGCATCAGCTGGTCGATGTCCCGGTCGATGTAGCAGTTGAGCGCGTTGGCCGCGCCCGCCGCGAGCGAGCCGCCGACCAGCACGACCGCGACCAGCCACAGCGACGGCAGGCCGCCCGCCGCCAGCATCATCGCCGGCACGGTGGTCACCAGCAGCAGCTCGACGATGCGCGGCTTGGTCAGCGCGACGTACGCCCGAACGACGCCGACGACGTCCCGACCACGCGCCCGGCCGGCCGGTGCGCCGTCGACGGCCGGTCCCTCCGCCGTGACCGGCCCGGAGCCGATCTGGGCACCAGGCGCCCTCCCGTGGA is a window from the Polymorphospora rubra genome containing:
- a CDS encoding helix-turn-helix transcriptional regulator, whose translation is MKNAVVVSTHTPVAEPASGAAAAAPAGGPTADGRTRDRVLQLLLAQGAATAAQLGAELGLSPAAIRRHLDALLADGDVVAREQSVRGHRGRGRPAKVFVLTDAARLRCGRHTYDGMATAALRWIARTGGAEAVDSFAAEQVADLEARCRTAMEDAGDEPLARAEALATVLTAEGYAANASTIASGGQLCQHHCPVAHVAAEFPQLCEAETAVISRLIGSHVQRLATIAHGDGVCTTHIPAQPGGPHTTANPVRTDR
- a CDS encoding COX15/CtaA family protein, giving the protein MTQSARFSVRPSLVRRIALASIIANVGIVVTGGAVRLTASGLGCPTWPRCTDESYVSTAEMGIHGAIEFGNRLLTFAVGAVALAALVAVLLHRPRRRSLVLLALAVLAGIAVQAIIGGITVHTDLHPMIVGIHFVGSMALLLLTYALWRRIGESDGPKVRTVPAPLHALVWITTAVSAAVIMVGTLVTGSGPHAGDADAERNGLDPATISQLHADLVFLLIGLSVALWLALKAVGAPPRAVRAAVVLLVVELAQGVVGFVQYLTDLPVLLVGLHMLGSCLVWLATLAVLWSTRERPPVGAATTPPADPGDPAERADRELAPAR
- a CDS encoding ATP-grasp domain-containing protein, which produces MIQSEPPLKAARDSRVAFVTCAELPDLDPDDRPAYDALVRRGVAVDMVSWDADVDWAGYDLAVLRSPWDYVPRRADFVAWAATVPRLANPADVVVWNTDKRYLRELAAGGVPVVPTTWLEPADTWSPPTTGEYVVKPAVSAGSRDTGRYLLDDAGHRRLAAAHAARLGAAGRLTMVQPYLSAVDTAGEAALVFLGGPGGLTFSHSIRKGAMLTGPDLGGEELYKEENISARTATAAELAVAARVLDLVPGGPDRLLYARVDLIPDADDSPLLVELELTEPSLFFPYADGAAERFADAVAARLG
- a CDS encoding heme o synthase yields the protein MSMITERPVHGRAPGAQIGSGPVTAEGPAVDGAPAGRARGRDVVGVVRAYVALTKPRIVELLLVTTVPAMMLAAGGLPSLWLVAVVLVGGSLAAGAANALNCYIDRDIDQLMRRTKRRPLPTHVVAPKQALVFGLVLAVVSVTIMAVFTNWLATVLTLAAIAYYDLVYTMWLKRTTPMNTFWGGACGSAPVLIGWAAVTGSLSPAAWALFAVVFFWQMPHFYALAIKYKDDYARASIPMLPVVASARRVNTEILLFSWLTVAASVAVWPLGMSPIYGATALVLGGVFLLEAHRLVNRSRRGEPLRPMRLFHWSTTYLTVLFIAVALDALL